The window TAAAATATAAATATTATTAAAAAAAAGATGTTTGTTCAAGGTATTCATCAGATAAAAAAAATATATAATTTAATATCTTAGACAGATTATTTGTTTTGGATAACTATGGATTTTTAGAATATAAGTCAAGAAAAATATTTAGGTCTATCAAGGACCAAGGAGTATAAATAAAGTGATTTCAGTTTCAGGGGTAACAAAAAGTTTTGGTCAAAATGTTTTGTTTGACTCAATAAACTTTAAAATAAATTCAGGTGAAAAAGTAGGGCTGGTAGGCAAAAACGGGCATGGGAAGTCAACCCTTTTGCGACTTATCACAGGTGGAACTGAACCTGACCAGGGTGAAATAATGACACCTAGAAACTACAAAACAGGCTATTTGACCCAGATATTAGATTTTTCAAAGGAAACTCTTTTAAAAGAAGTTTCTGCCTCCCTTCCGCCAAATGAGAAGGAAAGTATTTGGAAAGCTGAAAAAATTCTTTCAGGGCTTGGTTTTTCAGTTTCAGATTTTGAAAGATCTCCAAAGGAATTTTCAGGGGGGTATCAGGTGAGAATAAATCTTGCAAAACTTCTTGTGGGAGAGCCAGACTTTCTTCTTCTTGACGAGCCTACAAACTATCTTGATATAGTTTCCATAAGATGGTTGAAAGAATTTTTATCCAAATGGCCAAAGGAATTTTTGTTAATCACCCATGACAGAAGATTTATGGATTCTGTGGTAACCCATGTTGCAGGTATTCATCGGAAAAAATTGAAAAAAGTCCAAGGGAATACCCAGTCATATTATGAGAAAATAATTTTAGAAGAAGAAATTTATGAAAAAACAAGGGTAAATGAAGAAAAAAGAAAAAAAGAAGTAGAACTTTTTATTACAAGATTTCGTGCCAAGGCAAGGCTTGCTGGAATGGTTCAGTCAAGGGTGAAATCTTTGGAAAAAATGGGCAGTAAGCAAAAACTGGATAAAATTGAACAGCTGGATTTTTCCTTTAATGAGGTCCCTTTTTCAGGAAAACAGATTTTAAATGTAAAAAATCTTGATTTTTCCTACTCAGAAGAAAAAAAAATTATAAGCAATTTAAGTTTTTCAATTAATTCAGGGGAAAAAATAGGAATAATTGGTGCAAATGGTCGTGGAAAAACAACTCTTGTAAAAATCCTTTCAGGAATCATTCAGCCTGATTCAGGTAAAATAAATTTTAACAACAACGCAAGGCCAGGAGTTTATGTTCAGGATTTTCTTGATGATTTAAAAGATGAAAACACTGTTGAAGATGAAGTGTTTTACGCAAACAATGAACTTGACAGGACAAAGGTAAGATCCATTTGCGGAGCAATGCTTTTTCCAGGAGATGATGCCTTAAAGCCTGTGGGTATTCTTTCAGGGGGAGAAAGAAGCAGGGTGATGCTTGGAAAGCTTTTGGCAAGACCAACAAATTTTTTGTTTCTTGATGAGCCTACCAACCATCTTGATATGGATTCTTGTGATGCTCTTCTTTCAGCACTGGACAATTTTTCAGGAGCGGTTTTAATGGTTACCCATAATGAAATGCTTCTTGATGCGGTTGCTCAAAAACTCATAGTTTTTTATCGTGATAAAATTGAAGTTTTTGAAGGGACTTATCAGGAGTTTCTAGAAAAGGTGGGGTGGGAAGAAGAGCTGGGCGAACAGTCTAAAAAAGAAGTTTCTGAAAACAATCAGGATAAAAAACTGATTAAAAGGCAAAGAGCCATTGTAATTCAGGAAAAATCAAGGGCAGTTCGTCCTTTAAAAAAAGAAATCAAGAAAATTGAAGATAAAATAATTTTATTTGAAGAGGAGGAAAAAAAGCTTGGAGATGATATGCAAAATGCTTCTGAAACAGGAGATGTGGAAAAAATGAGCAGTGTTTCCAAGCGTATTTCAATTGTTCAGGAAGAAATTGAAAGTTTGTTTGATGAGCTTGAGTTAAAAACAATAGAGCTTGAAGAACTTGAATTAAAATTTGAAAAAGACATTGTTAATTTACAATAATTACCCCTGATGAAACTTTGATTTATTTTGTATAAAACTTTCAAGTTTTTAGCCAACTCATCTTAATCTTAAGGGCAAATAGAACTTGAAGAGTTTGGTTTGTCTTTTTATTGTTTTTTAGATTTGAACCAAACTTGAAAGTTACTCAATATCAGAGTATATTTTACCTCAAACCCTTAATTCAGGTTTTAATTAGTTTTGAAAGGATTTATTAAGATAAATGAAAAATAAAAAAGATTTAATAACAGGTATTGTTCTTTTGGCCGCCTCCATTGCTGTTATTGTAAAGTTTTTTGTTCAAAGACAGGAGCTGGAAGCAATTACAGGGTCTGTTTTTTTTGTTAACCTAAGTTTTGTGATTTTTTCTCTTCTTCTTGGGGGAGCAGGAATTAAAAAAATATTTTTTCCGAAAAACAAAATAAAACCTGATAACTCAGACAGGGATAATAGGGATATATGAACGAAAACATCGATGATATTCAGCATCTTAAGTCAGAAGTAGAGTACAGAACCAAGCTTCAGACTATCACCAATAAAATTAATGGTGCTGTAAAACTTGATGAAATTTTAATAAATTTAAAGGATGAAATTACTTCTCTTTTTGAATGTGACAGGCTTACTATTTATTATGTTGACGGTGTAAAAAAAGAGCTTGTTTCAAGATTTAAAACCGGAGATGAAATATCTGAAATTCGAGTTCCAATTTCCCAAACCTCCCTTGCTGGTTATTGTGTTTATAAGCAAGCACTTGTAAACATTGAAAATGTTTATGACGATAAAGAATTGAAAAAAATGGATCCTGAGCTGGAGTTTGACAAAAGCTGGGATAAAAAAACCGGATTTACAACAAGGCAGGTTCTTGTTGTTCCCATAATTTATAAAAAATTTCTTCTTGGAGCTGTTCAGCTTATAAACAAAAAAAGCGGAATGGCCTTTGAAAAAAGGGATGAAATTTATGTTCTTGAGCTTGCCCAGGTTCTTGGAATAGCCCTTCATAATCAAAAAAGACTTGCAACTCAAAGGCGACCGAGAAAATTTGATTACCTTCTTGAAAATCATATTCTAACCAAAAAAGAGCTTGATAACGCAACTTCAAAAGCAAGGAGTTTGAAAAAAAGCGTAGAAGAAATACTTTTAAAAGAGTTTAGGATTTCAAAAGACGATATTGGGGAATCAATAGCAAGATATTTCAAAGTAAATTATGTTAAATTTGAATCAACAATGCCAATTCCAGGCGAACTTATGAGGGGTCTTAAAGTATCTTTTCTTAAGAGCAATAAATGGGTACCTGTAAAAACAGATGAAGAGGGCTATCCCTTAATTGCAATAGACAACCCCGAAGACATCCAGAGGATTTCTGATATTAAGTCTCTTTTTCCGGGACAAAAAGTTAAATATTGTTTTTCTTTTAAAGAAGATATTTTAAAAATGCTTGAACACTTCACCCAAAAAGAGGATCAACTTGACTCTATAGATGAAATTTTGTCACAGATGAGTGAAGAAGAAATTGAGGTGGAAGAAGCAGAATCAGCAGTAAGTGAGGAAAGTTCTGCAATTGTTCAGCTGGTAAATAAAATAATCCTTGATGCCAATTCAAGAAATGTTTCAGATATTCATATAGAACCTTATTTAGGTAAAACCAATACTGAGGTAAGATTTAGAATTGATGGTTCTTGTATGCTTTATCAGACAGTTCCTTATCATTTTAAGAATGCAATTGTTTCAAGGCTTAAAATCATGGCAGATCTTGATATTGCAG of the Desulforegulaceae bacterium genome contains:
- a CDS encoding ABC-F family ATP-binding cassette domain-containing protein — translated: MISVSGVTKSFGQNVLFDSINFKINSGEKVGLVGKNGHGKSTLLRLITGGTEPDQGEIMTPRNYKTGYLTQILDFSKETLLKEVSASLPPNEKESIWKAEKILSGLGFSVSDFERSPKEFSGGYQVRINLAKLLVGEPDFLLLDEPTNYLDIVSIRWLKEFLSKWPKEFLLITHDRRFMDSVVTHVAGIHRKKLKKVQGNTQSYYEKIILEEEIYEKTRVNEEKRKKEVELFITRFRAKARLAGMVQSRVKSLEKMGSKQKLDKIEQLDFSFNEVPFSGKQILNVKNLDFSYSEEKKIISNLSFSINSGEKIGIIGANGRGKTTLVKILSGIIQPDSGKINFNNNARPGVYVQDFLDDLKDENTVEDEVFYANNELDRTKVRSICGAMLFPGDDALKPVGILSGGERSRVMLGKLLARPTNFLFLDEPTNHLDMDSCDALLSALDNFSGAVLMVTHNEMLLDAVAQKLIVFYRDKIEVFEGTYQEFLEKVGWEEELGEQSKKEVSENNQDKKLIKRQRAIVIQEKSRAVRPLKKEIKKIEDKIILFEEEEKKLGDDMQNASETGDVEKMSSVSKRISIVQEEIESLFDELELKTIELEELELKFEKDIVNLQ
- a CDS encoding GspE/PulE family protein: MNENIDDIQHLKSEVEYRTKLQTITNKINGAVKLDEILINLKDEITSLFECDRLTIYYVDGVKKELVSRFKTGDEISEIRVPISQTSLAGYCVYKQALVNIENVYDDKELKKMDPELEFDKSWDKKTGFTTRQVLVVPIIYKKFLLGAVQLINKKSGMAFEKRDEIYVLELAQVLGIALHNQKRLATQRRPRKFDYLLENHILTKKELDNATSKARSLKKSVEEILLKEFRISKDDIGESIARYFKVNYVKFESTMPIPGELMRGLKVSFLKSNKWVPVKTDEEGYPLIAIDNPEDIQRISDIKSLFPGQKVKYCFSFKEDILKMLEHFTQKEDQLDSIDEILSQMSEEEIEVEEAESAVSEESSAIVQLVNKIILDANSRNVSDIHIEPYLGKTNTEVRFRIDGSCMLYQTVPYHFKNAIVSRLKIMADLDIAEKRKPQDGKIKFKKFGGKDLELRMATIPTQGGVEDVVLRLLASGDPIPLVDMGFSKRNFDEFIKCIAMPYGIVLVCGPTGSGKTTTLHSALGYINKPERKIWTAEDPVEITQKGLRQVQVRPKIGFDFAAAMRSFLRADPDVIMVGEMRDKETTQIGIEASLTGHLVFSTLHTNSAPETITRLLDMGMDPFNFADAILCIMAQRLVRTLCKHCKEEYHPTKDEYFELVHEYGDKAFEKHLKIPYSKDLVLYRPNGCQKCNQTGYLGRTGLHELLLGSDKLKKLIQRQSLMEELKNQGIEDGMTTLKQDGIDKVFQGKCDLIQVRKVCIN